The following are from one region of the Mannheimia granulomatis genome:
- the recG gene encoding ATP-dependent DNA helicase RecG — protein MSEQLLDGIPLTALSGVGAAIAEKLSRIGINNVQDLLFHLPMRYEDRTRITPIADVRPESYCTIEGYVQLTEVQFGKRPILSVTLSDGTSKIMLKFFNFNAGMKNSLATGVRVKAFGEVKRGRFMAEIHHPEYQIIRNNQPLELAETLTPIYSTTEGLKQASLRKMTEQALAVLNNVKVAELLPDEYNPHKYSLKEALQLLHRPPPTISAEILEKGGHPAQKRLIFEELLAHNLAMQQLRLGVKQQFAEPLTYKTDLKDRFLTSLPFKPTNAQSRVTADIERDLARPSPMMRLVQGDVGSGKTLVAALAALLAIDNGKQVALMAPTEILAEQHANNFANWLKPFGIEVGWLAGKVKGKARTVQLEAIKNGEVQMIIGTHALFQEAVEFHHLALVIIDEQHRFGVHQRLTLREKGAKNANGQDIYPHQLIMTATPIPRTLAMTVYADLDTSIIDELPPGRTPITTVVISEDRRAEIVQRVYQACKKENRQAYWVCTLIDESEVLEAQAAAAIAEDLQRALPDLRIGLVHGRMKPQEKQEIMASFKAAELDLLVATTVIEVGVDVPNASLMIIENSERLGLAQLHQLRGRVGRGATASHCVLMYKPPLGKISGKRLQVMRDSQDGFYIAEKDLEIRGTGEILGTKQTGMAEFKVADLMRDRKMIPLVQHYAKQILVENPPLAQALVKRWLDDKAEYTNA, from the coding sequence ATGAGTGAACAATTATTAGATGGCATACCTTTAACCGCCCTTTCGGGTGTTGGTGCGGCAATCGCCGAAAAATTAAGCCGTATAGGTATTAATAACGTGCAAGATTTGTTATTTCATCTGCCGATGAGATATGAAGATCGTACTCGCATTACACCGATTGCCGATGTTCGCCCTGAAAGTTACTGCACCATTGAAGGTTATGTGCAATTAACAGAAGTGCAGTTTGGTAAACGCCCTATTTTGTCTGTAACGTTATCGGACGGTACAAGCAAAATTATGCTCAAATTCTTTAACTTCAATGCAGGAATGAAAAACAGCCTTGCTACAGGCGTTCGGGTAAAAGCCTTTGGCGAGGTAAAACGTGGGCGTTTTATGGCGGAAATTCATCACCCTGAATATCAAATTATCCGCAATAATCAACCGCTTGAATTGGCGGAAACACTCACGCCGATTTATTCTACTACCGAAGGCTTGAAACAGGCATCATTACGCAAAATGACTGAGCAGGCCTTGGCGGTATTAAATAATGTTAAAGTGGCAGAACTGTTGCCAGATGAATACAATCCACATAAATATAGTCTTAAAGAAGCCTTGCAATTATTGCACCGCCCACCACCAACTATTTCAGCAGAGATCTTAGAAAAAGGTGGCCATCCCGCTCAAAAACGGCTGATTTTTGAAGAACTGCTTGCTCATAATTTAGCGATGCAACAGCTTCGTTTAGGCGTGAAACAACAATTTGCCGAGCCACTGACCTACAAAACAGATTTGAAAGATCGCTTTTTAACAAGCCTACCATTCAAGCCAACCAATGCCCAAAGCCGAGTAACAGCGGATATTGAGCGTGATTTAGCTCGGCCTTCACCAATGATGCGATTAGTGCAAGGCGATGTGGGTTCAGGAAAAACGCTGGTTGCGGCTTTGGCTGCTCTGTTAGCGATTGATAACGGCAAACAGGTTGCCCTGATGGCTCCAACTGAAATTCTTGCTGAACAGCACGCTAATAACTTTGCCAACTGGCTTAAACCATTTGGGATAGAAGTCGGCTGGCTTGCCGGTAAAGTGAAAGGCAAAGCAAGAACCGTTCAACTTGAAGCCATTAAAAACGGCGAGGTGCAGATGATCATCGGCACACACGCACTGTTCCAAGAGGCAGTGGAATTTCACCATTTAGCCTTAGTGATTATTGATGAGCAACACCGTTTCGGCGTGCATCAACGTTTAACACTGCGTGAAAAAGGGGCGAAAAATGCTAACGGGCAGGACATTTATCCACACCAGCTTATTATGACAGCAACCCCGATTCCAAGAACATTAGCAATGACGGTTTATGCCGATTTGGATACTTCGATTATTGATGAACTCCCCCCGGGGCGAACACCTATTACCACCGTGGTGATTTCTGAAGATAGACGAGCAGAAATTGTGCAACGGGTTTATCAAGCCTGTAAAAAAGAAAATCGCCAAGCCTATTGGGTGTGTACTTTAATTGATGAATCGGAAGTATTAGAGGCTCAAGCCGCAGCAGCGATTGCTGAAGATTTGCAACGAGCCTTGCCGGATTTACGCATTGGATTAGTACACGGGCGAATGAAGCCACAGGAAAAACAAGAAATTATGGCTTCGTTTAAAGCAGCAGAATTAGATTTGTTAGTTGCTACCACGGTTATTGAAGTGGGAGTTGATGTGCCGAATGCCAGCCTGATGATTATTGAAAATTCCGAGCGTTTAGGGCTTGCTCAACTTCATCAGTTGCGCGGGCGGGTTGGACGGGGGGCTACCGCTTCCCATTGTGTGCTAATGTATAAACCGCCACTGGGTAAAATTTCAGGCAAGCGTTTACAAGTAATGCGAGATAGCCAAGATGGTTTTTATATAGCAGAAAAAGATTTAGAAATTCGTGGCACAGGGGAAATTTTAGGTACAAAACAGACCGGGATGGCAGAATTTAAGGTGGCTGATTTAATGCGAGATCGCAAAATGATTCCGCTTGTTCAGCACTACGCTAAGCAAATTCTTGTCGAAAATCCACCGCTTGCACAGGCATTAGTTAAGCGTTGGTTAGATGATAAAGCGGAATATACCAACGCTTAA
- the htpG gene encoding molecular chaperone HtpG, with protein sequence MSQNQETHGFQSEVKQLLQLMIHSLYSNKEIFLRELISNASDAADKLRFKALSEPSLYEGDGELRVRVSIDETLGTITIADNGIGMTREQVIDHLGTIAKSGTKEFLNELGSDQAKDSQLIGQFGVGFYSSFIVADKVTVKTRAAGLPANQGVIWESAGEGEYSVADIEKADRGTEVILHLREDEKEFLSEWRLREIIGKYSDHIGLAVEIQTNEYDDEGKTSGQKWEKINKAQALWTRSKNEISDEEYKEFYKHISHDFADPLLWSHNKVEGKQEYTSLLYVPSKAPWDLFQREQKHGLKLYVQRVFIMDDAEVFMPNYLRFMRGLLDTNDLPLNVSREILQENKVTQSLRSALTKRALQLLEKLAKDDAEKYAQFWQAFGLVLKEGVGEDFANKQQVAGLLRFASTHSDSSEQAVSFADYIARMKEGQKAIYFLTADSYSAAKNSPHLELFNKKGIEVLLLSDRIDEWLISHLTEFDGKPLQSITKSDLDLGDLADKAEEETQKAQEAEFGSFLERAKGYFGERVKNVVLTHRLTDTPAVVSTDSDEMTTQMAKLFAAMGQQAPEVKYTFELNPDHTMVKKVADIADEAEFNDWIELLFEQALLAERGTLENPTAFIKRINKLLN encoded by the coding sequence ATGAGCCAAAATCAAGAAACCCATGGCTTCCAATCCGAAGTCAAACAGCTTTTACAACTGATGATCCACTCGCTCTACTCCAACAAGGAAATTTTCCTACGCGAGCTGATTTCTAACGCCTCCGATGCAGCGGACAAACTGCGTTTTAAAGCTCTGTCTGAACCGTCTTTATATGAAGGCGATGGTGAGTTGCGTGTACGTGTGTCGATTGATGAAACGCTTGGCACTATTACTATTGCCGATAACGGTATCGGTATGACTCGTGAGCAGGTGATCGACCACTTAGGGACGATTGCTAAATCCGGCACCAAAGAATTTTTAAATGAACTCGGCTCCGATCAAGCCAAAGACAGCCAGCTTATCGGGCAGTTCGGCGTAGGCTTCTACTCTTCATTTATCGTGGCGGACAAAGTCACAGTCAAAACCCGTGCTGCTGGTCTACCAGCCAATCAAGGCGTGATTTGGGAATCAGCAGGCGAGGGAGAGTATTCCGTTGCCGATATTGAAAAAGCTGATCGAGGAACCGAAGTGATTTTACACCTGCGTGAGGACGAAAAAGAATTCCTGAGCGAGTGGCGTTTGCGTGAAATCATCGGCAAATACTCCGACCATATCGGGCTGGCGGTGGAAATTCAAACCAACGAATACGATGACGAAGGTAAAACAAGCGGTCAAAAATGGGAAAAAATTAACAAAGCTCAAGCCCTTTGGACGAGATCGAAAAATGAGATTTCAGACGAGGAATATAAAGAGTTCTACAAGCACATCAGCCACGATTTTGCCGACCCGTTGCTTTGGTCGCATAACAAAGTGGAAGGCAAACAGGAGTACACCAGCCTGCTGTATGTGCCGAGCAAAGCCCCATGGGATCTGTTCCAACGTGAGCAAAAACACGGTTTGAAACTCTACGTTCAGCGTGTGTTTATTATGGACGACGCCGAAGTCTTTATGCCGAACTACCTGCGTTTTATGCGAGGCTTGCTCGACACCAACGACCTGCCGCTTAACGTCAGCCGTGAAATTCTGCAAGAGAATAAAGTGACCCAATCGCTGCGTTCTGCACTCACCAAACGTGCTTTACAGCTTTTGGAAAAACTGGCAAAAGACGATGCGGAAAAATACGCCCAATTCTGGCAAGCGTTCGGCTTGGTGCTGAAAGAGGGCGTGGGTGAAGATTTTGCGAACAAGCAACAGGTGGCAGGCTTGCTCCGTTTTGCTTCAACGCACTCAGACAGTAGCGAACAAGCGGTCAGTTTTGCCGATTATATTGCAAGAATGAAAGAGGGGCAGAAAGCGATCTACTTCTTAACTGCCGACAGCTATAGTGCTGCCAAAAACAGTCCACATTTAGAGCTATTTAACAAAAAAGGCATTGAAGTATTACTGCTTTCCGACCGCATTGATGAGTGGTTAATCAGTCATCTTACCGAATTTGACGGTAAACCGTTGCAAAGCATTACCAAGTCGGATTTAGACTTAGGCGACCTTGCCGACAAAGCGGAAGAAGAAACCCAAAAAGCCCAAGAGGCAGAATTTGGCTCATTCTTAGAGCGAGCGAAAGGCTACTTTGGCGAGCGTGTCAAAAACGTGGTGCTGACTCATCGCTTAACCGATACACCGGCAGTAGTTTCAACCGATAGCGATGAAATGACTACCCAAATGGCAAAACTCTTTGCCGCAATGGGGCAACAAGCACCGGAAGTGAAATATACTTTCGAGCTAAACCCGGATCACACTATGGTGAAAAAAGTCGCGGATATTGCCGATGAAGCTGAGTTCAACGACTGGATCGAACTGCTGTTTGAACAAGCCTTACTTGCCGAACGTGGCACGCTGGAAAACCCAACGGCGTTTATTAAGCGAATTAACAAACTTTTAAATTAA
- the proS gene encoding proline--tRNA ligase, which produces MRTSQYLFSTLKETPNDAQVVSHQLMLRAGMIRPMASGLYNWLPTGIRVLKKVENIIREEMNKGGAIEVLMPVVQPAELWVESGRWNDYGPELLRFKDRGERDFVLGPTHEEVITDLVRREVSSYKQLPLNLYQIQTKFRDEVRPRFGVMRSREFVMKDAYSFHTDKESLQETYDVMYQVYSNIFTRLGLDFRAVQADTGSIGGSASHEFQVLASSGEDDVVFSTESDFAANIELAEAIAVGERQAPTAEMQLVDTPNAKTIAELVENHGLAIEKTVKTLIVKGSTEEQPLIALVIRGDHDLNEIKAQKHPLVADPLEFADEADIKAKIGASVGSLGVINMPIPVVIDRSVALMSDFGCGANIDGKHYFNVNWERDVAMPEVFDLRNVVEGDPSPDGKGTLQIKRGIEVGHIFQLGKKYSEAMKATVQGEDGKPLVMTMGCYGIGVTRVVAAAIEQHHDERGIIWPSDEIAPFTVAIVPMNMHKSESVQAFAEELYSTLKAQGVDVIFDDRKERPGVMFADMELIGVPHMVVIGEKNLENGEIEYKNRRNGEKQMIAKDRLLDFLKENVKA; this is translated from the coding sequence ATGCGTACAAGTCAGTATTTATTTTCGACCCTGAAAGAAACTCCGAACGATGCTCAGGTGGTAAGCCATCAATTAATGTTGCGTGCTGGGATGATTCGCCCGATGGCATCAGGTTTATACAACTGGTTGCCAACCGGGATTCGTGTGTTGAAAAAAGTGGAAAATATCATTCGTGAAGAGATGAACAAAGGCGGGGCGATTGAGGTATTAATGCCGGTGGTTCAACCTGCGGAATTATGGGTGGAATCCGGTCGTTGGAACGATTATGGTCCAGAATTGCTACGTTTTAAAGATCGTGGTGAGCGTGATTTCGTGCTTGGCCCAACACACGAAGAAGTGATTACTGATTTGGTTCGCCGTGAAGTCTCTTCATACAAACAACTTCCGTTGAATCTTTACCAAATCCAAACTAAATTCCGTGATGAAGTTCGTCCACGTTTCGGCGTAATGCGTTCGCGTGAATTTGTGATGAAAGATGCGTACTCTTTCCACACTGATAAAGAGAGCCTACAAGAAACTTATGATGTGATGTATCAAGTTTACAGCAACATCTTTACTCGTCTTGGCTTAGATTTCCGTGCTGTACAGGCGGATACCGGTTCAATTGGTGGTTCGGCTTCGCACGAGTTCCAAGTGCTAGCCTCAAGTGGTGAAGATGATGTGGTTTTCTCAACCGAATCAGATTTCGCTGCAAATATCGAATTAGCTGAAGCGATTGCAGTCGGTGAACGTCAAGCTCCAACCGCTGAAATGCAATTAGTAGATACGCCAAATGCTAAAACCATTGCTGAATTAGTGGAAAATCACGGTTTAGCGATTGAAAAAACGGTGAAAACCTTGATTGTAAAAGGCTCAACTGAAGAACAACCGCTTATCGCTTTAGTGATTCGTGGTGATCACGATTTAAACGAAATCAAAGCCCAAAAACATCCGTTAGTGGCAGACCCGCTTGAATTTGCTGATGAAGCGGATATTAAAGCCAAAATTGGGGCAAGCGTGGGTTCACTTGGTGTTATCAATATGCCAATTCCTGTTGTTATTGACCGCTCAGTGGCGTTAATGTCTGATTTTGGTTGTGGGGCGAACATTGACGGCAAACACTATTTTAATGTGAACTGGGAACGTGATGTGGCAATGCCGGAAGTATTTGACTTGCGTAATGTGGTAGAAGGTGACCCGAGCCCGGACGGTAAAGGTACACTTCAAATCAAACGCGGTATCGAAGTGGGGCATATTTTCCAATTAGGTAAAAAATATTCTGAAGCAATGAAAGCGACCGTGCAAGGCGAAGACGGTAAACCGCTTGTGATGACAATGGGTTGTTATGGTATTGGTGTAACTCGTGTGGTGGCGGCTGCAATTGAACAGCATCACGATGAGCGTGGCATTATCTGGCCAAGTGATGAAATTGCGCCATTTACGGTGGCGATTGTGCCGATGAATATGCACAAATCTGAAAGCGTTCAGGCGTTTGCAGAAGAGCTTTATTCAACATTAAAAGCTCAAGGCGTGGATGTTATTTTTGATGATCGTAAAGAACGCCCGGGCGTGATGTTTGCGGATATGGAATTAATCGGTGTGCCACATATGGTGGTAATCGGTGAGAAAAACCTTGAAAACGGTGAAATTGAATACAAAAACCGCCGTAATGGTGAAAAACAAATGATCGCTAAAGACCGCTTGTTAGATTTCTTAAAAGAGAACGTAAAAGCGTAA
- a CDS encoding DUF1232 domain-containing protein, with protein sequence MNKAKTDKIKWIKIAIILVYMFSPVDILPEAILGPLGLVDDAAALALLIKTILQK encoded by the coding sequence ATGAATAAAGCTAAAACGGATAAAATAAAGTGGATTAAAATTGCTATTATCTTAGTTTATATGTTTAGTCCGGTTGATATTTTACCTGAAGCCATATTAGGTCCACTAGGGCTTGTTGATGACGCGGCTGCATTGGCGTTATTAATAAAAACTATTTTGCAAAAATAA
- the mioC gene encoding FMN-binding protein MioC, with translation MTSICIITGSTLGGAEYVADHINEVLSSQGFKVELFNQATLSDIEGKAHLIVVTSTHGAGELPDNIQPLFNDLAISSADFSSMKFGVIGLGSSDYDTFCNAVNIVEESLKAKSANQVCESLRIDVTNNFDHDATAEEWLPSFIEKL, from the coding sequence ATGACATCTATTTGCATTATTACCGGCAGTACCTTAGGCGGGGCAGAATATGTTGCCGATCATATTAATGAGGTATTAAGCAGCCAAGGTTTTAAAGTGGAATTATTTAACCAAGCAACCCTCTCAGATATTGAAGGGAAAGCTCATTTAATTGTGGTAACCTCTACCCACGGTGCGGGAGAGTTGCCGGATAATATCCAACCACTTTTTAATGATTTAGCCATCAGTTCAGCAGATTTCAGCTCAATGAAATTTGGCGTAATCGGCTTAGGTAGTTCGGATTATGATACGTTCTGCAATGCAGTAAATATTGTGGAAGAGTCTCTTAAGGCAAAAAGCGCAAACCAAGTGTGTGAATCGTTACGCATTGATGTAACAAATAATTTCGATCATGATGCAACTGCAGAGGAATGGTTACCCTCTTTTATCGAAAAGTTATAG
- the nanA gene encoding N-acetylneuraminate lyase yields MKNLKGIFSALLVSFNEDGTINEKGLRQIIRHNIDKMKVDGLYVGGSTGENFMLSTEEKKEIFRIAKDEAKDEIALIAQVGSVNLKEAVELGKYATSLGYDALSAVTPFYYKFSFPEIKNFYETIIRETGSPMIVYSIPFLTGVNIGVAQFAELFQNEKIIGVKFTAGDFYLLERLRKAFPNHLIYAGFDEMMLPAAVLGIDGAIGSTFNVNGVRARQIFELAQQGKIKEAFEIQNVTNDLIEGILGNGLYQTIKGLLEEEGVQAGYCREPMTKELNAQQKAVVKELKAKFL; encoded by the coding sequence ATGAAAAATTTAAAAGGTATTTTTAGTGCGTTACTCGTTTCTTTCAACGAAGACGGCACCATCAATGAAAAAGGTTTACGCCAAATTATCCGCCACAACATCGATAAGATGAAAGTGGATGGTTTATACGTAGGTGGTTCAACCGGCGAAAACTTTATGCTTTCAACCGAAGAGAAAAAAGAAATTTTCCGCATTGCAAAAGATGAAGCGAAAGATGAAATCGCGTTAATCGCACAAGTAGGAAGTGTAAACCTAAAAGAAGCGGTGGAGTTAGGTAAATATGCAACTTCATTAGGTTATGACGCATTATCAGCGGTCACGCCGTTCTACTACAAATTCAGCTTCCCGGAAATCAAAAATTTCTACGAAACCATCATTCGTGAAACCGGAAGCCCGATGATCGTTTACTCTATCCCGTTCTTAACCGGCGTAAACATCGGTGTGGCTCAATTTGCTGAATTATTCCAAAACGAAAAAATCATCGGTGTGAAATTCACCGCGGGCGATTTCTACCTATTAGAGCGTTTACGTAAAGCATTCCCGAACCACTTAATCTATGCAGGTTTCGATGAAATGATGTTACCGGCAGCAGTATTGGGCATTGATGGTGCAATCGGTTCAACCTTCAACGTAAACGGCGTTCGTGCACGTCAAATCTTTGAATTGGCGCAACAAGGTAAAATCAAAGAAGCGTTTGAAATTCAAAATGTGACTAATGATTTAATCGAAGGTATTTTAGGCAACGGTTTATATCAAACCATCAAAGGATTATTGGAAGAAGAAGGCGTACAAGCAGGCTACTGCCGTGAGCCAATGACCAAAGAACTCAACGCACAACAAAAAGCGGTTGTGAAAGAGTTAAAAGCGAAATTTCTTTAA
- a CDS encoding N-acetylmannosamine kinase has translation MRCLAIDIGGTKIATAIVYNNQVEQRKQIQTPTDRPQEDQVESLHQAIKEIIQGYQGQFDFIAVASTGIINQGVLTALNPKNLGGLAEFPLKESIARHTDKPIGLLNDVQAAVCAEYLFEPPQAVKNFVFITVSTGVGGGIILNGELQTGPNGIAGHIGHTLSDPNGPVCGCGRIGCVEAVAAGRAIEAVSSKWENPCSPKEVFERFRQGNPQAVELVEKSAKAIANLIADLKISLDIQKVVLGGSVGLAEGYLPLVQRYLSEMPTVYQCALEKAKSGQDAGLIGAAYWAENRIKQGLTL, from the coding sequence ATGCGTTGTTTAGCCATAGATATTGGTGGCACCAAAATTGCGACCGCTATTGTTTACAACAACCAAGTGGAGCAACGTAAGCAAATTCAAACACCAACCGACAGACCGCAAGAAGATCAGGTAGAAAGTTTACACCAAGCCATAAAAGAGATTATACAAGGTTACCAAGGGCAGTTTGATTTTATTGCTGTTGCCTCAACAGGCATTATTAATCAAGGTGTGCTCACCGCATTGAATCCTAAAAACTTGGGCGGATTAGCGGAGTTCCCACTTAAAGAGAGCATTGCACGCCATACCGATAAACCGATTGGTTTATTAAATGATGTACAAGCTGCTGTCTGTGCAGAATATTTATTTGAACCTCCGCAAGCGGTTAAAAATTTTGTTTTTATTACCGTTTCTACCGGTGTCGGTGGTGGCATTATTTTAAACGGTGAATTACAAACCGGCCCAAATGGTATTGCCGGACATATAGGTCATACGTTGTCTGATCCCAACGGCCCTGTTTGTGGTTGTGGCCGTATCGGTTGTGTAGAAGCCGTTGCTGCCGGCCGTGCGATTGAAGCAGTTTCAAGCAAATGGGAAAACCCTTGTTCACCAAAAGAAGTGTTTGAACGCTTTAGACAAGGTAACCCACAAGCGGTCGAATTAGTCGAAAAATCTGCAAAAGCAATTGCAAACTTAATTGCTGATTTAAAAATCAGTTTAGATATACAAAAAGTGGTTTTAGGCGGTAGCGTAGGTTTAGCGGAAGGGTATTTACCACTTGTTCAACGTTACTTATCAGAAATGCCTACTGTTTATCAGTGTGCATTAGAAAAGGCAAAATCCGGACAAGATGCCGGCTTAATCGGTGCAGCATATTGGGCGGAAAATCGCATTAAACAAGGATTAACTCTTTAA
- a CDS encoding N-acetylmannosamine-6-phosphate 2-epimerase has protein sequence MSKLSRDTILNKIQNGLIASCQPVDDGPMDKPEIVAAMAKASVIGGAKGIRIEGIDNLKATRAAVEVPIIGIVKRDLPDSPVRITPFLEDIDALAEAGADIIAVDGTFRARPVSIEDAVKRIHEKGCLAMADCSNLEEGLHCQQLGFDIVGSTMSGYTGGPVPDEPDYQLVKDLKAAGCNVMAEGRYNTPELAKVAIEIGADYVTVGSALTRLEHIVSWFADSVKSVQK, from the coding sequence ATGTCAAAACTATCTCGTGATACTATTTTAAACAAAATTCAAAACGGACTTATTGCCTCTTGTCAACCTGTAGATGATGGTCCGATGGATAAACCTGAAATTGTTGCCGCAATGGCCAAAGCTTCAGTGATTGGTGGAGCTAAAGGTATTCGCATTGAGGGAATAGATAATTTAAAAGCTACCCGTGCGGCGGTTGAAGTGCCGATTATCGGTATTGTAAAGCGTGATTTACCTGACTCTCCTGTCCGTATTACCCCTTTCTTAGAAGATATTGATGCCTTAGCCGAAGCCGGTGCGGATATTATTGCCGTAGATGGCACATTCCGCGCTCGTCCTGTTAGCATTGAAGATGCGGTAAAACGTATTCATGAAAAAGGTTGCTTAGCGATGGCTGATTGCTCAAATCTGGAAGAAGGCTTGCATTGCCAACAGTTAGGATTTGATATTGTCGGCAGTACAATGTCTGGCTATACAGGCGGCCCAGTTCCCGATGAGCCGGATTATCAATTAGTAAAAGATTTAAAAGCGGCAGGCTGTAATGTAATGGCAGAAGGTCGTTATAACACTCCTGAATTAGCCAAAGTGGCAATCGAAATCGGCGCGGATTACGTAACGGTTGGTTCAGCTTTAACGCGCTTAGAGCATATCGTGAGCTGGTTTGCCGATTCGGTAAAATCAGTACAAAAATAG
- the selA gene encoding L-seryl-tRNA(Sec) selenium transferase, whose protein sequence is MQPLFRQIPSLDLLLKKPQAVELCQNFAYSTVVDQARLLINQARQLIAEQQVVPSFIRDENEFFRKLEQKLKSLSSVDIKTVFNLTGTVLHTNLGRGLWSEKAVEAATNAMRNNVALEFDIAEGKRSHRDNYISELMQQLTGAEAACVVNNNAAAVLLMLATFAQGKEVIVSRGELVEIGGAFRIPDIMAQAGCKLVEVGTTNRTHLKDYRNAITENTAFLMKVHTSNYHIEGFTSSVSEEELVALGKEFNLPVVSDLGSGSLTDMQALNLPTEPMVQQKISAGVSLVSFSGDKLLGGPQAGIIVGSREMIQQLQQHPLKRVLRCDKVILSALEATLRHYLFPEKIATELPTFNLLTQSVEVLQTKAERLKDVLSKRLNSHYILQIESSLAQIGSGALPKETLPSVAVIISAEKQSDLIALEKQFKTFPSPIIGRFSAQKFWLDLRSVAEFEKLIEMLEIK, encoded by the coding sequence ATGCAGCCATTATTCCGACAAATTCCTTCTCTCGACTTACTATTGAAAAAGCCGCAAGCGGTCGAATTATGCCAAAATTTTGCATATTCTACGGTAGTAGATCAAGCTCGATTATTGATTAACCAAGCTCGTCAACTTATTGCTGAACAGCAGGTTGTCCCCTCTTTTATTCGCGATGAAAATGAATTTTTCCGCAAATTGGAGCAGAAGCTTAAATCTTTAAGTTCGGTTGATATTAAAACGGTATTTAACTTAACCGGCACGGTGCTGCATACTAATTTAGGGCGAGGTTTATGGTCGGAAAAAGCGGTTGAGGCTGCCACTAATGCAATGAGAAATAATGTGGCATTGGAATTTGATATTGCTGAGGGCAAACGCTCGCATCGAGATAATTATATCTCTGAGCTAATGCAACAACTCACGGGAGCAGAAGCAGCTTGTGTGGTGAATAATAATGCAGCAGCGGTGTTGTTAATGTTGGCAACTTTTGCTCAAGGCAAAGAAGTAATTGTTTCCCGTGGTGAATTGGTGGAAATTGGAGGTGCTTTCCGTATTCCTGATATTATGGCTCAAGCAGGCTGTAAGTTAGTAGAAGTTGGTACCACCAATCGCACGCATTTAAAAGATTATCGTAACGCGATCACCGAAAATACCGCCTTTTTAATGAAAGTTCATACCAGTAATTACCATATTGAGGGCTTTACCAGTTCCGTATCTGAAGAAGAATTGGTGGCATTAGGTAAAGAGTTCAATTTGCCTGTGGTGAGCGATTTAGGCAGCGGCTCACTTACCGATATGCAGGCCTTAAATTTACCGACAGAACCGATGGTGCAACAAAAAATTTCTGCCGGCGTGAGCTTGGTTTCATTTTCGGGTGATAAACTTCTTGGTGGCCCACAGGCAGGGATTATTGTTGGTAGTCGAGAGATGATCCAACAATTGCAACAACACCCATTAAAACGAGTGCTACGTTGCGATAAAGTGATTTTATCTGCCCTTGAAGCCACGCTTCGCCACTATTTATTCCCTGAAAAAATTGCAACTGAGCTGCCAACTTTCAATTTACTCACCCAATCGGTGGAAGTGCTACAAACTAAAGCTGAACGGTTAAAAGATGTGTTAAGCAAGCGGTTAAATTCCCACTATATTTTGCAAATTGAATCCAGCCTCGCCCAAATCGGCAGTGGAGCCTTACCGAAAGAAACTCTGCCTTCGGTAGCTGTCATTATTTCCGCGGAAAAACAGAGTGATTTGATTGCTTTAGAGAAGCAATTTAAAACCTTCCCAAGCCCGATTATCGGACGATTCTCCGCTCAAAAATTCTGGCTGGATTTAAGATCGGTGGCGGAGTTTGAAAAGTTAATAGAAATGTTGGAGATAAAATGA